The Bacillus sp. Y1 genome has a window encoding:
- a CDS encoding DUF2075 domain-containing protein has product MNTLEIISMPFTHTSIDSLHGKPYSDYPVVYFLNNNTMVYIGESVAVRNRMKNHLNNPERKSLDKMTLIVHEKFNRSATYNIETKLINYFLADERYKLQNKSQTADSVSHNYYDKPFYNEELFNELWDQLKEKDYVTHSREVIENKDIFKLSPFKELSAEQIELKEKIIEVCEKHIKDEEPFVFLVKGEAGTGKSVVLSAVFNRIQELAKEKSSALYNSNNFLLVNHSEMLKTYQKIAGKVKALRKNHFDKPTPFINKRKKANEKADIVFVDEAHLLLTRPDSFNNFKENNHLEEIMKHSKIVILVFDDKQVLKMKSYWDKNKLLRLVDSRHSEEYILKNQFRMRASNHMIRWIDHFIEKKITPIPEKEEFDFQIFESAAKMYEEIREKNEQIGLARMVSTFDYVHKKDGETYYIEEDQFKLPWNTTEGDTTWAEREDTIREVGSIYTIQGFDLNYVGVILGPSVSYDQENNELKIITGNYKDTEAFRGKDEFDDPENIKQQIILNSINVLLKRGIKGLYIFASDPKLRAHLLNLYRNRTKRYENMMVAEEKGDYH; this is encoded by the coding sequence ATGAATACATTAGAAATCATATCCATGCCATTTACTCATACTTCAATAGACTCCTTACATGGTAAACCATATTCTGATTACCCAGTGGTATATTTTTTAAACAATAACACGATGGTTTACATTGGAGAGTCAGTAGCAGTAAGAAATCGTATGAAAAATCATTTGAATAATCCGGAAAGAAAATCATTGGATAAAATGACATTGATCGTTCATGAAAAGTTCAATCGTTCAGCAACCTATAATATTGAAACGAAGCTTATTAATTATTTTTTGGCAGATGAACGCTATAAGCTTCAAAATAAGAGTCAGACAGCTGATAGTGTCAGCCACAATTATTATGATAAGCCGTTTTATAATGAAGAGTTATTTAATGAATTATGGGACCAACTAAAGGAAAAGGACTATGTTACCCACTCAAGAGAAGTCATAGAAAATAAAGATATTTTTAAATTATCTCCTTTCAAAGAGCTTTCGGCTGAACAAATAGAGTTGAAGGAAAAAATTATTGAGGTTTGTGAAAAACATATCAAGGACGAAGAACCATTTGTTTTCCTTGTTAAAGGTGAAGCAGGAACTGGTAAGAGTGTGGTTTTAAGCGCCGTATTTAATCGGATTCAAGAGTTAGCAAAGGAGAAATCTTCCGCTCTTTATAACAGTAATAACTTTTTATTAGTCAATCATTCGGAAATGTTAAAAACGTACCAAAAAATTGCGGGGAAAGTAAAAGCACTTAGAAAGAATCATTTTGACAAACCGACTCCTTTTATTAACAAACGGAAAAAAGCTAACGAAAAGGCTGATATTGTGTTTGTAGATGAAGCGCATTTATTATTAACCAGACCAGACAGCTTTAATAATTTCAAAGAGAATAACCACCTAGAAGAGATTATGAAACATAGCAAAATTGTCATCTTGGTATTTGATGATAAACAAGTGTTAAAAATGAAAAGCTATTGGGATAAAAATAAGCTACTCCGTCTTGTAGACAGTCGACATTCGGAAGAATATATATTAAAAAATCAATTTCGCATGCGTGCTAGTAATCATATGATTCGTTGGATCGACCATTTTATCGAAAAAAAGATCACACCTATTCCTGAAAAAGAAGAGTTTGACTTTCAGATTTTTGAATCAGCGGCTAAGATGTATGAAGAAATACGTGAGAAAAATGAGCAAATTGGCTTAGCAAGAATGGTCTCAACATTTGATTATGTTCATAAAAAAGATGGTGAGACTTACTATATAGAAGAAGATCAATTTAAATTGCCATGGAATACTACTGAGGGAGATACCACCTGGGCTGAAAGGGAAGATACCATAAGGGAAGTTGGTTCTATTTATACGATTCAAGGTTTCGATTTAAATTATGTGGGTGTCATTTTAGGACCATCAGTTTCGTATGATCAGGAAAACAATGAATTGAAGATTATTACAGGAAATTATAAGGATACAGAGGCTTTCAGAGGGAAAGATGAATTTGATGATCCTGAAAATATTAAACAACAAATCATATTAAATTCAATCAATGTTTTATTGAAGAGGGGAATAAAGGGTCTATATATATTTGCAAGTGATCCAAAATTAAGAGCACATTTATTAAATCTTTATCGTAATCGTACGAAGAGATATGAAAATATGATGGTTGCCGAGGAAAAAGGTGATTACCATTAA
- a CDS encoding nucleotide pyrophosphohydrolase, translating into MFDPLIEEIVDFRDERDWQQFHNPKDLAISLSLEASELLENFQWKTSEEAIDDKIDHITDEIADVVIYALLLSNELEINLEQAIKEKIRKNRLKYPVSKSFGSSKKYTDL; encoded by the coding sequence ATCTTTGATCCTTTAATCGAGGAGATTGTAGACTTCCGAGACGAAAGAGATTGGCAGCAATTCCATAATCCAAAGGATCTAGCCATATCTCTTTCCTTGGAAGCAAGTGAATTATTGGAAAACTTTCAATGGAAAACAAGTGAAGAAGCCATAGATGACAAAATTGATCATATTACTGATGAAATAGCAGATGTGGTGATCTACGCATTACTTCTATCAAACGAGCTAGAAATAAATTTAGAGCAGGCCATTAAAGAAAAAATCCGTAAAAATAGACTGAAGTATCCGGTAAGTAAATCTTTTGGATCAAGTAAGAAATATACGGATTTATAA
- a CDS encoding YkvA family protein yields MNKAEDFKDSGKHFSDEKFWEKLKKFAKKAGSSVVYAVLLLYFTLQKPEVPVKAKTIIIGALGYFILPFDLIPDLAVGVGYTDDLGALGVALFQVAMYIDEDIKNKAKDKLKEWFGDHVDTSDIDGKID; encoded by the coding sequence ATGAATAAAGCAGAAGATTTCAAAGACTCCGGAAAACACTTTTCTGATGAAAAATTTTGGGAGAAATTAAAGAAGTTTGCGAAAAAAGCAGGTTCCTCAGTTGTATATGCAGTTTTACTATTATACTTTACGCTTCAAAAACCCGAAGTGCCAGTAAAGGCAAAGACCATCATCATTGGAGCTTTAGGATACTTTATTCTTCCGTTTGATTTAATTCCAGATTTAGCGGTAGGAGTAGGGTATACAGATGATTTAGGCGCTCTAGGAGTTGCCTTGTTCCAAGTGGCTATGTATATTGATGAAGATATTAAGAATAAAGCAAAGGATAAATTAAAAGAATGGTTCGGAGATCACGTTGATACCTCCGACATCGATGGAAAGATTGATTAA
- a CDS encoding helix-turn-helix domain-containing protein, with the protein MAKKIVIYTEKKIQELLNESAPFHRDNFEIVYNSVSYEKLIDKMIEMKADIVIFQLKTPIYHAQNFFADLAEANISPLLFAFETISDNEITYFTTTYHDLDLLERLKNFFTTALEKEYNCYFSYIGENSRTNSIMSSRLKKLEKTEYMNDILRGVTKQEFLFYKKQASLQLNDSGFFLCLWNLAEIEYVDHDLNKNIYYYVGEKLCEECQSVLDSYNGGEVFYITPTHLCLIINDIPSNSEATRIQKQGELMKKLNAVLNCKTAFRYRSSFIKTIEDIRLAYESYHRLKIYNFFCSEAEFLTPELIETSRKKVDHIKIDDYLNQIKELIDHNITDPRLELLLEELFLNMIKPSCSYNIYYYCQTTISAALLERFGNLYKNRLIENNSPQELVYSSIEQKYTNLIESIHLLRGEISNRYMIKNPLVLQAIDFIHDHYTEDITINMIAEHLKLNLSYFSQIFTKEMGITPRKYLITYRIQKAKELIESSNELVSNIGINVGFFEVKHFSKTFKKITGLTPMQYKKQYAKGEYV; encoded by the coding sequence ATGGCAAAAAAAATTGTGATTTATACGGAAAAAAAGATACAAGAATTATTAAATGAATCTGCTCCTTTTCACAGAGATAATTTTGAAATCGTTTACAATTCTGTTTCCTACGAAAAACTTATCGATAAAATGATTGAAATGAAAGCAGATATTGTCATATTCCAACTTAAAACGCCCATATATCATGCTCAAAACTTTTTTGCTGATTTGGCAGAGGCAAATATATCCCCCCTTCTTTTTGCATTTGAAACGATCTCAGATAATGAAATAACCTATTTTACCACTACATATCATGATTTGGACTTACTTGAAAGACTTAAAAACTTTTTTACCACTGCTCTTGAAAAAGAATATAATTGTTACTTTAGTTATATCGGAGAAAACTCAAGAACGAATTCTATCATGAGCTCTCGTTTGAAAAAGTTGGAAAAAACAGAATATATGAATGATATTTTGCGTGGAGTGACGAAACAGGAATTTTTATTTTATAAAAAACAAGCTTCTCTACAACTAAATGATAGTGGCTTCTTTTTATGTTTGTGGAATTTAGCTGAGATAGAGTATGTAGATCATGATTTAAACAAAAACATCTATTACTACGTAGGAGAAAAACTTTGTGAAGAATGTCAGTCCGTCCTGGATAGTTATAATGGTGGAGAAGTCTTTTATATAACACCGACACATCTTTGTTTGATCATTAATGACATACCTTCTAATAGTGAAGCCACTCGTATACAAAAACAGGGAGAATTAATGAAAAAATTAAATGCTGTCTTAAACTGTAAAACAGCGTTTCGTTATCGAAGTTCTTTCATTAAAACGATTGAAGATATTAGACTCGCCTATGAATCGTACCACCGTTTAAAAATATACAACTTCTTTTGCAGTGAAGCGGAGTTTCTAACGCCTGAACTCATTGAAACATCTAGAAAAAAAGTTGACCACATAAAAATAGACGATTATTTAAACCAAATAAAAGAACTCATTGACCATAATATCACCGATCCAAGATTAGAATTATTGCTAGAAGAACTCTTTTTGAACATGATAAAACCCAGTTGTAGCTATAATATCTACTATTATTGTCAGACAACGATATCCGCAGCATTACTTGAAAGATTCGGAAATTTATATAAAAATCGCCTAATCGAAAACAATTCACCGCAAGAGTTGGTCTATTCATCGATTGAACAAAAATATACGAACCTCATTGAGTCTATCCATCTGTTACGAGGGGAAATTTCAAATCGATATATGATTAAAAATCCGCTAGTTCTTCAAGCAATAGATTTTATTCACGATCATTACACCGAAGACATTACGATAAATATGATTGCAGAACATCTAAAATTGAATCTCTCCTATTTTAGTCAAATATTCACGAAAGAAATGGGGATTACCCCCAGAAAATATTTAATTACATATCGTATTCAAAAAGCAAAGGAGCTGATTGAATCAAGTAACGAGCTAGTTTCTAATATCGGAATCAATGTAGGATTTTTTGAAGTGAAACACTTCTCAAAAACATTTAAAAAAATCACCGGTCTTACACCAATGCAATACAAAAAACAATATGCAAAAGGCGAATATGTTTAA
- a CDS encoding MFS transporter: MEQNVTVYKPEETLVDSKGYIKTSPKPGFYKLDRKEIMGYSLVDFAMNLVFQAVLMFITFYYTDVYGLTAVEVSLMFLLSRFWDMINDPMMGAIAERLKPKKGKYRPYILWGAIPFALMAILTYTVPDMGHAGKLVWAYVTYNLLNMLFTFIIQPYISLTTVMTADPQERTKLNSIRMMFAQGGGVVVALFIPILSAYFGKEDQATGYQITVILLSIITAAILIYSYTTIKERIESTSHLDPVKVKDIFIQLTTNRPSIILFLLFLGVYGYNTVASASGIYYMTYNAERTDLIGLFSLLNVLPSVIAVPFVPLLVRKIKKKNTVALGLTIAALGSLALYFIPASAITLMMVAKGVASFGYGILMGILWSIIPDAVEYAEYNTGKRYPAIVYTTIGLGLKASMTIGGVIPTWVLASVGYVPNVAQSADALGGILFLVSGLPAIICLVTLVIFMVFYNLTEERVEQIMDELAIRNGAKN, from the coding sequence ATGGAACAAAACGTAACAGTTTATAAACCGGAGGAAACATTAGTAGATTCAAAGGGGTATATTAAAACAAGTCCTAAACCAGGTTTTTACAAGCTAGATAGAAAAGAAATTATGGGGTATTCACTAGTCGATTTTGCAATGAACCTAGTATTTCAGGCAGTACTTATGTTTATTACTTTTTACTACACAGATGTTTATGGACTTACAGCTGTGGAAGTATCATTGATGTTCCTATTATCAAGATTTTGGGATATGATCAATGATCCAATGATGGGCGCAATAGCGGAGCGGTTGAAACCTAAAAAAGGTAAATATAGACCTTATATATTATGGGGGGCTATCCCGTTTGCTTTAATGGCGATTTTAACTTATACAGTTCCAGATATGGGTCATGCAGGTAAGCTAGTGTGGGCCTATGTAACGTATAACTTACTTAATATGTTATTTACATTTATTATCCAGCCATACATTTCATTAACAACGGTAATGACAGCAGATCCACAAGAAAGAACCAAATTGAACTCAATCCGCATGATGTTCGCGCAGGGTGGCGGAGTGGTGGTTGCCTTGTTCATTCCGATTTTATCCGCTTATTTTGGTAAAGAGGACCAGGCTACAGGTTATCAAATAACCGTTATTCTCTTATCGATTATAACTGCAGCGATTTTAATCTATAGTTATACAACCATTAAAGAACGGATTGAATCAACTTCACATCTTGATCCTGTCAAGGTAAAGGACATTTTCATTCAGTTAACGACCAATCGTCCAAGCATCATTTTGTTTCTTTTATTCCTTGGAGTCTATGGATATAATACGGTTGCTTCAGCCTCAGGTATTTATTATATGACCTATAACGCAGAACGCACCGATCTCATTGGGTTATTTTCATTATTAAATGTATTGCCTTCGGTCATTGCTGTTCCATTTGTACCATTGCTTGTTCGAAAAATAAAAAAGAAAAATACCGTCGCTTTAGGGTTAACGATTGCAGCACTTGGTTCATTAGCACTTTACTTTATCCCTGCATCAGCCATTACTCTGATGATGGTTGCAAAGGGAGTCGCGTCCTTTGGATACGGAATTTTAATGGGGATTTTATGGTCCATCATTCCTGATGCGGTTGAATATGCAGAATATAACACAGGTAAACGCTATCCAGCGATTGTATACACGACGATTGGTCTTGGTTTAAAAGCATCGATGACCATTGGTGGTGTTATTCCGACTTGGGTATTAGCAAGTGTAGGGTATGTACCGAACGTTGCACAATCTGCAGATGCACTAGGTGGTATTTTATTCCTTGTTTCGGGATTACCAGCGATCATTTGTCTGGTTACGCTCGTGATCTTTATGGTGTTTTATAACTTAACGGAAGAGCGTGTTGAACAAATTATGGATGAGTTGGCCATTCGAAATGGAGCAAAGAATTAA
- a CDS encoding SDR family oxidoreductase, translated as MENNLNDFSLDAFSLKGKVAIVTGANQGLGMAYAVAFAKAGADLYIPHFTDHVSEVKELIEATGQKVAFIQGDLTDKSYVQKVVEGCINEYGKIDILVNNAGVGIFADFMDYPDHLWEKVMDVNLNAVYYLSHLVVKEMAKQRSGKIINIASALAFTADKKCPPYTTSKHAIVGLTKVFANEAGQYNIQTNAIAPGFLETEMTKGFQEDRAFYTKIEDRIPVGRWGVSADLMGTAVYLASSASNYINGWTINVDGGFATTL; from the coding sequence TTGGAAAATAATTTGAACGATTTTTCACTGGATGCCTTTTCACTGAAGGGGAAAGTTGCCATTGTCACAGGGGCCAATCAAGGGCTTGGAATGGCATATGCTGTAGCTTTTGCCAAAGCAGGGGCTGATTTATATATCCCACATTTTACAGATCATGTGTCAGAAGTAAAAGAATTAATCGAAGCAACAGGTCAAAAAGTTGCATTTATCCAAGGAGATTTAACAGATAAGTCTTATGTCCAAAAAGTGGTAGAAGGATGTATCAATGAATACGGGAAAATTGATATTCTCGTGAATAATGCTGGTGTTGGGATTTTCGCAGATTTTATGGATTATCCAGACCATTTGTGGGAAAAAGTCATGGATGTCAACTTAAACGCAGTGTATTACTTGAGTCATCTCGTTGTGAAGGAAATGGCTAAACAACGCTCAGGAAAAATCATCAATATTGCTTCTGCACTTGCTTTTACGGCTGATAAAAAATGTCCACCTTATACAACAAGTAAGCATGCCATTGTTGGGTTGACCAAAGTATTTGCTAATGAAGCAGGTCAGTATAATATCCAAACAAATGCCATTGCACCAGGGTTTTTAGAAACAGAAATGACAAAAGGATTTCAGGAAGATCGAGCATTCTACACGAAAATTGAAGATCGTATACCAGTTGGTCGCTGGGGAGTATCAGCTGATTTAATGGGTACGGCAGTATATCTAGCGAGCAGTGCTTCCAACTATATCAATGGCTGGACGATTAATGTAGATGGCGGATTTGCCACAACACTTTAG
- a CDS encoding zinc-dependent alcohol dehydrogenase, with protein MKTIAAVKIGRLNDPNEETRGVVEVIDFPEQQLGEEDVKIKVAYCSICGSDPHLVEGVFGWEPPFGLGHEVSGIVVELGPKATKKGLKVGDRVAGNFLKFCGTCYYCLDGREQFCENVHDYNRPGMSEYIVWHESQVWKVPDTVSLEEACLLEPISIAVRIVDKANMRVGQRVAISGGGPIGLLTLQVLKRFGATSLTLIEPIEDRRNLAKSFGAEHVINPLEEDVREVANTITDGRGFDVVIEASGSPHAANVATDIASRGGTVLYIAMFPKEYEMPLNLYKKCYEQELTISGTFVAPYAFPRAIQLMPHLDLEPFTQKIFPLERGVEAFEAHMSGKYPKVLIKCN; from the coding sequence TTGAAAACCATTGCAGCAGTAAAAATTGGACGATTAAATGATCCTAATGAAGAAACACGAGGTGTGGTAGAAGTTATTGATTTTCCTGAGCAACAGCTTGGGGAAGAAGATGTCAAAATTAAAGTGGCATACTGCTCCATATGTGGATCTGACCCACATCTTGTGGAAGGTGTATTCGGTTGGGAGCCTCCATTTGGTCTTGGTCATGAAGTATCTGGCATTGTTGTAGAACTAGGGCCAAAAGCGACGAAAAAGGGACTGAAAGTAGGAGATCGAGTAGCAGGGAACTTTTTGAAGTTTTGTGGAACCTGTTATTACTGTTTAGACGGTCGAGAGCAGTTTTGTGAAAACGTACATGATTACAACAGGCCGGGCATGTCTGAATATATCGTTTGGCATGAGTCACAGGTGTGGAAAGTACCTGATACGGTCTCTCTTGAAGAAGCCTGCTTACTAGAACCTATTTCAATCGCTGTTCGCATTGTAGATAAAGCAAATATGAGAGTAGGACAGCGTGTGGCCATTTCAGGTGGCGGTCCAATCGGTTTGCTAACGCTTCAGGTACTTAAAAGATTCGGAGCAACATCACTCACATTGATTGAACCAATTGAAGATCGACGGAATCTCGCGAAATCATTTGGTGCGGAGCATGTGATTAATCCGCTTGAAGAGGATGTACGAGAAGTAGCAAATACCATTACAGATGGACGGGGATTTGATGTCGTCATAGAAGCATCAGGTTCTCCACATGCAGCAAATGTAGCGACTGACATTGCATCACGAGGGGGCACCGTTTTATATATTGCAATGTTCCCAAAAGAGTACGAAATGCCACTAAATCTTTATAAAAAATGCTATGAACAAGAATTAACCATTTCGGGTACTTTTGTCGCACCTTATGCGTTCCCACGTGCGATCCAATTGATGCCTCATCTCGATTTGGAGCCTTTTACACAAAAAATCTTCCCACTTGAGCGTGGAGTAGAAGCTTTTGAAGCCCATATGAGTGGGAAATATCCAAAAGTATTAATTAAGTGTAATTAA
- a CDS encoding transketolase has product MMNSTVNEWTIQELEDKAIDIRKDLCTFIYRIGIAGHLGGELSMIDMAVALYYKYMNYDPKNPEMPDRDRLILSKGHCAEALFTIYQDMGMYTMDYMVDHFETLETAKFSMHPNRKYVDAIEASTGSLGHGMPLATGLALGARMSNENWRTFCIIGDGELQEGTNWEAFMTAGHYQLGNLVAIIDKNDLQMSGPTNQTNSIDPLDEKMRAFGWEVIEVNGNDMGEVCGALESLPPSDPHIRRKPICIISNTTKGKGVSFMENVVGWHAGVLNKEDLEKAIESIENTRKVR; this is encoded by the coding sequence ATGATGAACAGTACTGTAAATGAATGGACGATTCAAGAACTGGAAGACAAAGCAATTGATATTCGTAAAGATTTATGTACCTTTATTTATCGAATTGGCATAGCAGGTCATTTAGGTGGAGAACTGTCTATGATTGATATGGCGGTAGCTCTTTATTATAAATATATGAATTATGATCCGAAAAATCCAGAAATGCCTGACCGTGACCGTCTTATCTTAAGTAAAGGGCATTGTGCAGAAGCACTATTTACCATTTATCAAGATATGGGCATGTACACAATGGATTATATGGTTGATCACTTTGAAACACTAGAGACAGCAAAATTCAGTATGCACCCCAATCGGAAATATGTGGATGCGATTGAAGCATCTACTGGTTCATTAGGTCATGGGATGCCACTGGCGACAGGGTTGGCCCTTGGTGCAAGGATGTCCAATGAAAACTGGCGGACATTCTGTATTATAGGTGATGGTGAACTTCAAGAAGGTACGAACTGGGAAGCATTTATGACTGCAGGACATTATCAACTAGGCAATCTTGTCGCGATAATTGATAAAAATGACCTGCAAATGTCGGGTCCTACCAATCAAACAAATTCCATTGATCCACTGGATGAGAAAATGAGAGCGTTTGGCTGGGAAGTGATTGAGGTGAATGGAAATGATATGGGTGAAGTTTGTGGGGCGCTTGAATCACTTCCTCCATCTGATCCACATATTCGAAGAAAACCCATTTGTATTATCTCAAATACAACAAAGGGTAAAGGCGTATCGTTTATGGAAAATGTCGTAGGTTGGCATGCAGGGGTTTTGAACAAAGAAGATTTGGAAAAGGCAATTGAATCTATCGAAAACACAAGAAAGGTGAGATAA
- a CDS encoding transketolase family protein — MAVEVSLNFDQILSSAREVYGTELRKMADEGMDFAFVCSDNVAPSSEVGKLMKAYPERCVNVGIAEANQVGLSAGLALSGKVVFSQVFGPFLPLRAADQIHADIAYNDVPVRLIGTHAGVTSGGGPTHNAIADLSFYRAVPNLTVVCPADANQCAKVVRQSMTYPGPMIIRIARGAEPDVYADNDYEFEFGKSITIKEGSDLTLIGTGSSVYWSLKAAQKLEEYGIYARVIDMHTIKPFDEAAVLKAANETGCVITVEDQSINGGLGGAVAEIIAESNIPTKFKRIGLPDEFAVLGEPNDVYKYYGMDPEGIAKTVREFFNR; from the coding sequence ATGGCTGTAGAAGTGAGCTTAAACTTTGACCAAATATTATCATCGGCACGTGAGGTATATGGAACGGAATTGAGAAAAATGGCTGACGAAGGAATGGACTTTGCGTTTGTTTGTTCAGACAACGTGGCTCCCTCATCTGAAGTTGGTAAATTAATGAAAGCGTACCCAGAACGTTGTGTTAATGTTGGGATTGCTGAAGCCAATCAGGTCGGTTTGTCTGCCGGTCTTGCGTTATCAGGAAAAGTAGTATTCTCACAAGTATTTGGACCGTTTTTACCCCTTCGTGCAGCAGACCAAATTCATGCAGATATCGCTTATAACGATGTACCCGTTCGACTAATCGGAACCCATGCGGGCGTAACGTCAGGTGGAGGACCGACTCATAATGCGATTGCAGATCTTTCGTTTTACCGTGCAGTTCCAAATTTAACGGTTGTTTGCCCGGCAGATGCCAATCAATGCGCGAAAGTGGTTAGACAGTCAATGACTTATCCAGGACCAATGATTATTCGTATTGCCAGAGGTGCTGAGCCAGATGTATATGCGGATAATGATTACGAATTTGAATTTGGTAAATCCATTACCATTAAAGAAGGTTCAGATTTAACATTAATAGGTACAGGAAGCTCAGTGTACTGGTCATTGAAGGCAGCACAAAAATTAGAAGAGTACGGCATTTACGCTAGAGTAATAGATATGCATACCATTAAACCGTTTGATGAAGCTGCCGTTCTAAAGGCAGCAAATGAAACGGGATGCGTCATTACGGTTGAAGACCAAAGTATCAATGGAGGTCTCGGAGGGGCAGTAGCGGAAATCATTGCAGAATCAAATATACCAACTAAGTTTAAGCGCATTGGTTTACCAGATGAATTCGCCGTATTAGGTGAGCCAAATGATGTTTACAAATACTATGGCATGGACCCAGAAGGTATTGCGAAAACAGTACGTGAGTTTTTTAATCGGTAA
- a CDS encoding GapA-binding peptide SR1P yields MTQLVCQQCEQVIDYISSEKSSIIYGHCTSCSHENRGIEEELSET; encoded by the coding sequence ATGACACAACTCGTTTGTCAACAATGTGAACAGGTAATCGATTATATATCCTCAGAGAAGTCCAGCATAATATATGGTCACTGTACTAGTTGTAGTCATGAAAATAGAGGAATTGAAGAAGAATTATCAGAAACGTAG
- a CDS encoding aldehyde dehydrogenase family protein yields the protein MQQYELVTKSYINGEWLSGDSGRVYKDLNPYDNSVIAEVNIASKEQMEQAFETAAEAQKEWAKSNVEERKAVVEKAIAYLKENREEIVQLISRETGGTLLKANVELHLTLEVMEEALQYAEEACHVREVPTHVEGKVNRIYRLPLGVILSISPFNFPMNLSMRTIVPAIVLGNAVVHKPDIQVGLVGGVVLAKAFEQAGLPAGVFNMLLTDVEEMGDDLLTHPIPRLISFTGSTAVGRHIGEIAGRNLKRVALELGGNSPFVVLSDANVDQAVHAAIFGKYIHQGQICMIINRMIVHKDQYESFVSKFVERTKQLTTGNPLDPNTIIGPLINERQIEKALGFIEEAKKEGVTVALEGRREGNVLTPSIFIDVKNDGALAQKELFGPIALIIKAESDEDAIKMANDTQAGLSSAIFTSDLEKGEQYALQLDAGMTHINDQTVNDAPNIPFGGNKSSGLGRFGNPWVVDEFTTMKWVSVQTKERKYAF from the coding sequence ATGCAACAGTATGAATTAGTAACTAAAAGTTATATTAACGGTGAATGGTTGAGTGGCGACAGTGGACGTGTATATAAAGATTTGAACCCGTATGACAACTCGGTCATTGCTGAAGTGAATATTGCATCTAAAGAACAGATGGAACAAGCTTTTGAAACCGCTGCTGAAGCTCAAAAGGAATGGGCAAAATCAAATGTGGAAGAGAGAAAAGCAGTTGTAGAAAAAGCAATTGCTTACTTAAAAGAAAATCGAGAAGAAATTGTTCAGCTCATCAGTCGTGAAACTGGTGGAACCCTTTTAAAAGCGAATGTCGAACTTCATCTTACACTTGAAGTAATGGAAGAAGCCCTTCAATATGCTGAAGAAGCTTGTCATGTACGTGAAGTCCCAACTCATGTTGAAGGCAAGGTTAACCGTATTTATCGGTTACCTTTAGGTGTCATTTTATCTATTTCGCCATTTAATTTTCCAATGAACTTATCAATGAGAACAATCGTCCCAGCAATTGTATTAGGTAATGCGGTGGTTCATAAACCGGATATTCAGGTCGGTCTAGTCGGTGGTGTTGTACTAGCAAAAGCGTTTGAACAAGCGGGGCTCCCTGCTGGAGTGTTTAATATGCTTTTAACAGATGTTGAGGAGATGGGTGACGATCTGCTTACACATCCTATTCCACGTTTAATTAGCTTTACTGGTTCAACAGCTGTTGGGCGTCATATCGGTGAAATTGCTGGCCGAAACTTAAAACGGGTGGCACTTGAACTAGGTGGAAACAGTCCATTTGTTGTGCTGTCTGATGCAAATGTGGACCAGGCCGTTCATGCAGCGATATTTGGGAAATACATTCATCAAGGACAAATTTGTATGATTATTAATCGAATGATTGTGCATAAAGATCAGTATGAATCATTTGTCTCAAAATTTGTAGAAAGAACAAAACAATTGACTACAGGTAATCCTCTGGATCCAAATACAATCATTGGACCACTTATTAATGAACGTCAGATTGAAAAAGCGCTAGGTTTCATTGAGGAAGCGAAAAAAGAAGGAGTAACCGTAGCCCTTGAAGGAAGACGTGAAGGAAATGTACTAACACCTTCCATTTTTATTGATGTAAAGAATGATGGGGCACTTGCTCAGAAAGAATTATTTGGACCGATTGCCCTCATTATTAAAGCTGAAAGCGATGAAGACGCGATTAAAATGGCAAATGATACTCAAGCAGGTTTAAGCTCGGCTATTTTTACAAGTGATCTTGAAAAAGGGGAGCAATATGCTCTTCAGTTAGATGCTGGAATGACACATATTAATGATCAAACAGTCAATGATGCACCTAATATTCCATTCGGTGGTAACAAATCAAGTGGATTGGGCCGCTTCGGAAATCCATGGGTAGTCGATGAATTTACAACAATGAAATGGGTATCTGTGCAAACAAAAGAAAGGAAATACGCTTTTTAA